From the Quercus lobata isolate SW786 chromosome 6, ValleyOak3.0 Primary Assembly, whole genome shotgun sequence genome, one window contains:
- the LOC115950796 gene encoding probable protein phosphatase 2C 47, with the protein MAPGTEYSPQTNGIDGGSMKETSVLAMEDQNNNNNNNNNDDESLGGLASTNMRKPPRNLFVMRHCTSSTFLAESESEIGFLGLKSPSNEKSGFLPIFRSGSCSEKGPKQYMEDEYISVDNLREHLRITAKFPSPCAFYGVFDGHGGIDAALFIKKNILNYIVEDSNFPTGTKKAVKNAFMKADHAFLNASFLDSSSGTTALTALITGRTMLIANAGDSRAVLGKRGRAIELSKDHKPNCTAERLRIEKLGGVIYDGYLNGQLSVARALGDWHIKGSKGSKSPLSSEPELEEIILSEEDEFLIIGCDGLWDVMSSQCAVTMVRKELMMHNDPNRCSSALVKEALQRNTCDNLTVVVVCFSPDPPPKIEIPRSQKRRSISAEGLDLLKGVLNDI; encoded by the exons ATGGCCCCAGGAACTGAGTACTCGCCTCAAACAAATGGTATAGATGGTGGGTCCATGAAGGAAACTAGTGTGTTAGCCATGGAGGAtcagaacaacaacaacaacaacaataataatgatgatgagtcATTGGGAGGCTTGGCCTCAACAAATATGAGGAAACCCCCACGAAACCTCTTTGTAATGCGACACTGCACCAGCTCTACTTTCTTGGCTGAATCA GAATCAGAAATTGGGTTTTTAGGCTTAAAGTCACCATCAAATGAGAAATCTGGATTTTTACCTATATTTCGCTCAGGAAGCTGTTCTGAGAAAGGGCCAAAACAGTACATGGAGGATGAGTATATCTCTGTAGATAATCTTCGTGAACATCTTAGGATAACTGCAAAATTCCCTTCTCCTTGTGCATTTTATGGG GTGTTTGATGGACATGGTGGTATTGATGCAGCATTATTCATCAAAAAGAATATACTTAACTACATCGTTGAAGATTCCAATTTCCCAACTGGCACAAAAAAGGCTGTTAAAAATGCTTTTATGAAGGCTGATCATGCATTTCTTAATGCCTCCTTTCTTGATAGTTCCTCTGGCACCACAGCATTGACTGCCCTAATCACAGGAAG GACCATGTTAATTGCTAATGCTGGAGATTCTCGAGCTGTGCTTGGCAAACGGGGAAGAGCAATTGAGCTCTCTAAGGACCATAAACCCAATTGCACCGCTGAAAGACTAAGAATTGAGAAACTTGGTGGTGTCATATATGATGGCTACCTTAATGGTCAATTATCTGTGGCACGTGCTCTTGGAGACTGGCATATAAAGGGCTCCAAAGGTTCAAAAAGCCCCTTAAGCTCTGAGCCAGAATTGGAGGAGATCATCCTGTCAGAGGAAGATGagtttttgataattgggtgTGATGGGTTGTGGGATGTGATGAGCAGCCAGTGTGCAGTTACAATGGTGAGGAAAGAACTCATGATGCATAATGATCCTAATAGGTGTTCGAGTGCACTTGTTAAGGAGGCTCTCCAACGCAACACCTGCGATAATCTCACAGTTGTTGTGGTCTGTTTCTCCCCTGATCCACCTCCTAAGATTGAAATTCCTAGATCCCAAAAGAGGAGGAGTATATCAGCTGAAGGGCTAGATCTTCTCAAGGGTGTCTTGAATGATATATGA
- the LOC115950672 gene encoding amino acid transporter AVT3C-like produces the protein MGFDKEASSSSLVLKVPPFPREDTPLLAKPRKLSSQSKTFANVFIAIVGSGVLGLPYTFKKTGWVFGSLMLFSVALLTYHCMMLLVQTRRKLESTLGFSKINSFGDLGFTVCGPLGRFSVDVMIVLAQAGFCVSYLIFIATTLAFLFNYEYSSWDFGLSPKSLFLWACFPFQLGLNSIPTLTHLAPLSIFADVVDLGAMGVVMVEDVMIFLQNRPALEAFGGLSVFLYGVGVAVYAFEGVGMVLPLESEAKDKDKFGKVLGLCMTFISLLYGGFGVLGYFAFGDETKDIITTNFGQGLISILVQLGLCVNLFFTMPLMMNPVYEVVERRFCDSRFCLWLRWVMVLVVSLVALLVPNFADFLSLVGSSVCVVLGFVLPALFHLLVFKVEMGWKGIVLDGCVLVLGVVIAVTGTWSSLMEILAPKA, from the coding sequence ATGGGATTTGACAAGGAAGCAAGCTCATCCTCCCTTGTCCTAAAAGTCCCTCCTTTCCCACGGGAAGACACACCACTTTTAGCCAAACCTCGCAAACTCTCTTCCCAATCCAAGACCTTTGCCAATGTCTTCATCGCCATAGTTGGCTCGGGCGTGCTTGGCCTTCCTTACACTTTCAAAAAAACCGGATGGGTCTTCGGCTCTCTCATGCTTTTCTCTGTAGCCCTCCTCACCTACCACTGCATGATGCTTTTAGTCCAAACACGTCGCAAGCTCGAGTCTACCCTCGGCTTCTCTAAGATCAATTCCTTTGGTGACCTTGGTTTTACAGTCTGTGGACCCCTCGGTCGTTTCTCTGTTGATGTCATGATCGTTCTCGCTCAAGCTGGTTTCTGTGTCAGCTATTTGATTTTCATAGCAACCACTTTAGCTTTTCTCTTCAATTATGAATATAGCAGCTGGGATTTTGGTTTGTCACCgaaaagtttgtttctttggGCTTGTTTCCCTTTTCAGTTGGGGTTGAATTCGATTCCAACACTGACCCATTTGGCTCCTTTGAGTATTTTCGCTGATGTGGTCGATTTGGGAGCTATGGGGGTTGTGATGGTCGAGGacgtgatgatatttctccagAACAGACCAGCCTTGGAGGCTTTTGGAGGTTTGTCTGTTTTTCTTTATGGTGTGGGTGTGGCTGTGTATGCATTTGAAGGGGTAGGAATGGTTTTGCCGTTGGAATCAGAGGCAAAAGACAAAGACAAGTTTGGGAAAGTCTTGGGATTGTGTATGACTTTCATTTCTCTATTGTACGGTGGATTTGGAGTTCTGGGTTACTTCGCTTTTGGTGATGAAACCAAAGACATTATCACAACCAATTTTGGTCAAGGATTGATTAGCATTTTGGTTCAATTGGGTCTTTGTGTGAACCTCTTTTTCACCATGCCTCTGATGATGAACCCGGTTTATGAAGTGGTGGAGAGGCGCTTTTGTGACTCTAGGTTCTGTTTGTGGCTAAGGTGGGTGATGGTTTTGGTGGTGAGCTTGGTGGCTTTGTTGGTGCCTAATTTTGCAGATTTCTTGTCTCTTGTGGGGAGTAGCGTTTGTGTTGTTTTGGGGTTTGTGTTGCCTGCTTTGTTTCATTTGTTAGTGTTCAAGGTAGAGATGGGTTGGAAAGGGATTGTTTTGGATGGGTGCGTTCTGGTTTTGGGTGTGGTTATTGCAGTCACCGGAACCTGGTCTTCTCTAATGGAGATTCTTGCACCCAAAGCCTGA
- the LOC115950139 gene encoding 54S ribosomal protein L19, mitochondrial-like, producing MSTLKEILTRRPLAATIRLTVPAGGARPAPPVGPALGQYRLNLMAFCKDFNARTQKYKPDTPMAVTITAFKDNTFEFIVKSPSVTWYLKKAAGIESGSSRPSHVVASSITLKHVYEIAKIKQSDPYCQYMSSESISKSIIGTANSMGIKVVKDLD from the coding sequence ATGTCAACCCTAAAAGAGATCCTAACAAGGCGGCCCTTGGCGGCAACTATCCGGCTGACAGTGCCAGCTGGAGGGGCCCGACCCGCACCACCTGTGGGCCCCGCACTGGGTCAGTATCGACTGAACCTGATGGCCTTCTGCAAGGACTTCAATGCCCGCACTCAAAAGTACAAGCCTGACACCCCTATGGCAGTCACCATCACGGCCTTCAAGGACAACACCTTCGAGTTTATTGTCAAGTCCCCCTCCGTAACCTGGTACCTCAAGAAAGCAGCTGGAATCGAGTCTGGCAGCTCCCGCCCCAGCCACGTGGTCGCCTCCTCCATTACCCTCAAGCATGTCTACGAAATCGCCAAGATCAAGCAGTCTGATCCTTATTGCCAGTACATGTCCTCGGAGTCTATTTCCAAGTCCATCATTGGGACTGCAAATTCTATGGGGATCAAGGTTGTCAAGGATTTGGATTGA
- the LOC115993675 gene encoding 3-oxoacyl-[acyl-carrier-protein] synthase 3 A, chloroplastic-like, with protein MANASGFFTPSIPSLRLRRRIQSPIEIYRTGFCSPEGFSLRVFCSNTAQGSDKLASGSGASSSESRAPRLVSQGCKLVGCGSAVPTLKVSNDDLAKIVDTSDEWISVRTGIRNRRVLSGKDSLTTLAVEAGRKALQMSQVDPDDVDLVLMCTSTPEDLFGSAPQIQKALGCKSNPLAYDITAACSGFVLGLVSAACHIRGAGFQNVLVIGADALSQYVDWTDRGTCIIFGDAAGAVLVQACDSKEDGLFGFDLHSDGDGQRHLNATIKENEIDNALGSNGSVLDFPPKRSSYSCIKMNGNEVFRFAVRSVPHSIESALEKAGLPRSSIDWLLLHQANQRIIDAVATRLEVPPEQVISNLANYGNTSAASIPLALDEAVRSGKVKAGHTIAAAGFGAGLTWGSAIVRWR; from the exons ATGGCCAATGCTTCTGGGTTCTTTACTCCTTCAATTCCCAGCTTGAGATTGAGAAGGAGGATTCAATCTCCAATAGAGATTTATCGAACTGGGTTTTGCTCCCCTGAGGGATTCTCCTTGAGGGTGTTTTGTTCCAACACCGCTCAAGGCTCAGACAAGCTTGCTTCTGGTTCTGGTGCTTCCTCTTCTGAATCTCGGGCACCCAG GCTGGTCAGTCAGGGCTGCAAGTTAGTTGGATGCGGCTCAGCAGTACCCACTCTGAAGGTTTCCAATGACGATCTTGCAAAAATAGTTGATACTTCTGATGAATGGATATCTGTTAGGACTGGGATTCGTAATCGACGAGTTCTATCAG GCAAAGATAGCCTGACAACTTTAGCAGTCGAGGCAGGGAGGAAAGCTCTTCAAATGTCACAGGTTGACCCTGATGATGTGGACCTAGTGTTGATGTGCACATCAACACCTGAGGATCTTTTTGGTAGCGCTCCTCAG ATCCAAAAAGCACTTGGCTGCAAAAGCAACCCTTTGGCTTATGACATTACTGCTGCATGTAGCGGATTTGTCCTGGGTCTAGTATCAGCCGCTTGTCACATTAGGG GAGCTGGGTTTCAGAATGTTCTAGTGATTGGGGCTGATGCTCTTTCTcaatatgttgattggactgATAGAGGTACCTGTATTATCTTTGGAGATGCTGCTGGTGCTGTATTAGTGCAG GCATGCGACAGCAAAGAGGATGGCTTATTTGGTTTTGACCTACATAGTGATGGTGATGGCCAAAG ACATCTAAATGCCACcatcaaagaaaatgaaatagataacGCATTGGGATCTAATGGTTCAGTGTTAGACTTTCCCCCAAAGCGATCCTCATATTCGTGTATTAAAATGAACGGCAACGAAGTCTTTCGCTTTGCTGTACGAAGTGTGCCACATTCAATTGAGTCTGCCCTTGAAAAGGCTGGTCTCCCTCGGTCTAGCATTGATTGGTTACTACTTCATCAG GCAAATCAGAGGATCATTGATGCAGTTGCTACACGGCTAGAGGTCCCACCCGAACAAGTCATATCAAATTTGGCAAATTATGGTAACACAAGTGCTGCTTCCATTCCATTGGCATTAGATGAAGCTGTTCGAAGCGGCAAGGTGAAGGCAGGCCATACTATAGCAGCTGCAGGATTTGGAGCAGGTCTTACTTGGGGTTCTGCTATTGTCAGATGGCGATAA
- the LOC115995190 gene encoding SRSF protein kinase 1-like yields the protein MSCSSSSGSEEDEEAMDWYRKGGYHAVRVGDQFAGGRYIAQRKLGWGQFSTVWLAYDTRTSDFVALKIQKSAAQFAEAALHEIEVLSAIANGDPSNSKYVVRLVDHFKHNGPNGQHLCMVLEFLGDSILGLIRYNRYEGLRLNKVRELCKCILIGLDYLHRELGIIHSDLKPENILLISTIDPTKDPVRSGLTPVLEKPEGNPNGGVTTSTIEKKLKRRARRAVAKISERRASMGGAAKSGRNLDGIDMRCKVVDFGNACWADKPFSEEIQTRQYRAPEVVLQAGYSFPVDMWSFACTAFELATGDMLFCPKGGQGFSEDEDHLALMMELLGKMPRKIAIGGARSKDYFDRHGDLKRIRRLKFWPLDRLLVDKYKFSENDARELAEFLCPLFDFAPEKRPTAQQCLQHPWLNLRNSTQDGMKDEANLKNVDVGMSNLQIKVGK from the exons ATGTCGTGTTCATCATCATCAGGGTCAGAGGAAGATGAGGAAGCAATGGACTGGTACAGAAAAGGAGGATACCATGCCGTGAGAGTCGGCGATCAATTTGCCGGGGGCCGATACATCGCTCAGAGAAAGCTCGGTTGGGGTCAATTCTCCACCGTATGGCTCGCCTATGACACTCGCACCTCT GATTTTGTGGCTCTCAAGATTCAGAAAAGTGCAGCTCAATTTGCTGAAGCTGCCCTTCATGAGATTGAAGTCCTTTCGGCTATTGCCAATGGTGACCCCTCAAATTCGAAATATGTTGTGCGACTTGTGGACCACTTTAAGCATAACGGCCCAAATGGTCAGCATCTTTGCATGGTCCTTGAATTTCTTGGTGACAGCATACTTGGGCTGATCAGGTATAACCGATACGAAGGCTTGCGATTGAATAAAGTTAGGGAGCTCTGCAAGTGCATTTTGATAGGCCTGGATTACTTGCATAGAGAACTTGGTATAATTCACTCTGACCTTAAACCAGAAAATATTCTTCTCATTTCTACCATTGATCCTACCAAGGACCCAGTTAGGTCTGGGCTCACACCAGTTCTTGAAAAGCCTGAAGGGAACCCAAATGGTGGGGTTACTACGAGTACCAttgaaaaaaagttgaaaaggaGAGCAAGGAGAGCAGTTGCTAAGATATCTGAAAGAAGAGCCTCCATGGGAGGAGCTGCAAAATCTGGAAGGAACCTGGATGGGATTGATATGAGATGCAAGGTTGTGGATTTTGGAAATGCATGTTGGGCTGATAAGCCATTCTCAGAAGAAATCCAAACAAGGCAGTATAGAGCTCCTGAAGTTGTGCTACAAGCGGGGTATTCCTTCCCTGTTGATATGTGGTCATTTGCTTGCACTGCATTTGAACTTGCTACTGGTGACATGTTGTTTTGTCCTAAGGGCGGGCAAGGCTTTAGTGAGGATGAG GATCACCTTGCTCTAATGATGGAACTTCTTGGAAAGATGCCTCGGAAG ATAGCTATTGGAGGAGCACGGTCCAAAGATTACTTTGATAGACATGGGGATCTAAAGAGGATTCGGAGGCTGAAATTCTGGCCACTTGATCGATTGCTGGTtgataaatacaaattttcagAGAATGATGCTCGTGAGTTAGCAGAGTTTCTTTGTCCGCTTTTCGATTTTGCACCAGAGAAGCGACCAACTGCTCAGCAGTGTCTGCAACACCCATGGCTCAATCTCAGGAATTCAACTCAGGATGGGATGAAAGATGAAGCTAATCTGAAAAATGTGGATGTTGGGATGAGCAACCTTCAGATTAAGGTGGGTAAGTGA